In Aedes albopictus strain Foshan chromosome 3, AalbF5, whole genome shotgun sequence, the genomic window CTGCAGGATATCCACGCACTCCCGAACCACACGCCGATGTCCCAACTCGGTAAACGGAATGAAACTAGGCCGCTCCGTGATCACCTCCCCAAACTGATCGTTATAGCACGTCATACCGCAAGTCGCCCGCTGGCAAGTCTCCCACATCGGAAAGGTGTCGCGCGTTTCCTCCAGACACTGCTCCGTTCGGTTCCGGTAGTCCGTGTCGTTCGCATCCGTCAGGTAGAACCGGTCGATGGTCCGGGTGACCCGAGCTCGTCGATCGTCCCAGAAACGGGCCAACAGCGCTATGCACCGGTAGATGCAATTGCCGGGCTCGGTGTCCGTTTGGTTGAGGTAGTTGACGCATTCGTACCACAGGGTGGATGGCATTTTTTGCGTGGCACTGTGGTGTGTTGGGGTCACGTCTTGGGTGTATCCGCTGCCAGTGGCAACAAAAAATAGTAAGAGCGGCGCAAGGTACTTCATCGTTTTTGTCGAACTTGCAACGGACTGAAGTTGCGGGTTGAAATGGGTAATTAGTTATATAGCGGTTGATTTGGGGGTGAGTTTAGCATGTTGGGTCCGCGGCACGTCCGTTCTAGATAACCTTTTGCAGGTCGAAATTTAATCCTTATTTACATTATTAACATAACTGTAAATTCGCCAAAATATGCAAACTAGAgtaaaacaaaactaaaatgcgttttgttataaatttgtaaTGTCACGTATCGTAACTCAAACTTTGCCCAGGTCAGGTCCTCATGAGATATCACCCTCTGAGAGGTTTTTCAAAAGTGCCTTGCTGGTGGTTCTCTAGAATTGTCTTTTTGGGGATCGTTATGATTTTTTTACTCGATATATACTCGATGCAATTTCGTGTTACGCTGTTTCAGCGTGATTTAACTTAGCTGGAAATGGTACATGCTAACTTGAATCCAGCCAACAAGGATATTTTTTGCTCTTTTCACTCAATAGAATTTAGAGTCGGccatctttttccttctaaccatctttgaCAACTTCTAAGAAATTTGCTTGAATCACTTAAAGCTCACCTAGatgattagcattagcattaaacaAGTCGCATAAACTCGTGGGTGGtgcagtcccagatcgctgttggGGATCGTCTATATATGACGAAACATTTTTGGCCGATTTTTTTACTACCCTCCTCCCTCTCATagcatacctaatacatggatcGTCATATCGTCAATCGTCAAATCGTCAATCCCAGACTCcatcctccccccccccccccccaaaatgctacgtcattgtGACGAATAAAACATTGGAACCTTGTAAATGCACAACgctccacgttgggcgccaatataACGAAAAAAAATGTGCAGAACACTACAAACGCATTGTACTCACGATGAGTACCACAATTTGGACAACTGCtaacagaaccctacaaatgcgcattttattttctGCATCGAGCTCCACATTTTGAAtctagtgggatacgaaaagtaaaatggaacattacaaatgcacaaaacacaaacatgcaacacacaacattaattgtgcccagttatctaaatagataacgaagtccaatcccaggatgacgaggtttcattattgttcttggtccattagTCAATCCTGTGATCGTTTTTCTTCTGGCGGgttgccttttgtttgcagcgttacttgcttacatagcttgtgtttggtctagAAATTTCTAATCCTAATTTGAGCCAACCAAATGCGTTGTCTTTACTTTTTCGTCGAGGGCTCTCAGAAAATTACCTTCAAAACATGTTCATAggaaaggtgtaaatagtgggacggtctcagcgagaattacttacaggatttttggatgaattttgcaaatttctgaagttattgtaATTATTATATTGAGAATCATCACCGTTGGTAAAGCTGTACCAACTGTAATAGTTGAAAAAGCGAGAAAAAATAAGAAAGGTGGAGAGGCTTGGAGAGGTGGAAAGAATTAGAAAGAGAACTAGAAACAGCCGAAAGAAGTAAAAAAGAACATAATAAAAGACTTGGAAAAAAGGAAAGCGAAGAGAAAACCATAGGAGAGGCAAAGATAacaaaaaagagagaaaaaaataagaaatgagtaGAAAAGAGAGGCGAAAAGGGGATAAGATTGCAGATGAGAAAATATTGATCATAACTTGTATTTCTTGAATGCTCTAACTATTCTAAGAAAAGTATCACCAAACTTCATGGTTTTAAAATTATGTGAaaactcctcctcctcttcttggcgtaacgtcctcactgggacaaagcctgcttctcagcttagtgttcaatgagcattccacagtttttaactgagagcttcctctgccaatgaccattttgcatgtgtatatcgtgtggcaggcacgaagatactctatgcccaaggaagtcaaggaaatttcctttacgaaaagatcctggaccgaccgggaatcgaacccgtcaccctcagcatggtcatgctgaatacccgtgcgtttaccgcctcggctatatgggccctgtgaaAACTCCGGTACACCTAATttacgaaatatttttttgcaaatgatTGACAATATCCATTATGAATTTCGTTGCGATTAAGAATTAAGATTCAAGAAAGTGTGTTAATCATCCCAGAAATACCTTTGAATCTACAAATAAACTTCCCACATGGATTTTCTAGATACTCTTCAAGAGATACTTCAAAAGATTTATCTAGGGAATCGATCAAAGttcattttcagaaattcattttagAGTAGTTTCAAAGctttctgcaaaaaatcttacaagtttCTTTCaaatgattccttcagatatatgATTAGGAATGCCTAAAATTACTTCGGAAACATGAACAGATAGAAGAACTCATAgggtaaaaacaaaaaaaatcgatgggcctcttatttcgttctatatgacgctaCAATCCTCTGATCAAATCGCTCAATCCGTTatcatttgggcggtgctaaactcgtttgtaGTTTGTATAGGAGTTTATAtagaaaaacatcgttttttttgcATTGTTCTCTCGAGAGGTTATCATTTTTCTTAAACCACGAAATCGATTATATAGAAGATTTatctaggatatgccaaaaaacttttccgaagaccgcaacgtgatcaaACACCTGTAAAAAAAAGCTATAGCCTGGACAGTACATGCCCAATCAGTAAGATTTTATTGctgttgttattcctttacacctTAAATGTTATGTCTGGTGGTGGATGGTCTGTAAGTAATATCTTTTCTCACAAGCTTCGGATGGCTTTGCGGTCTTGGACAAAATAAGTCGGCTCATATAAGGCAATAGTTCTATATAATTGGTTAAGTGATTTAGAGTCCTACacgagaaaaatgctaaaaacgatgttttcccatataaattctcatacaaacttcaaaaaaGTTCAGCCCTTCCCAAATGTTAacgaatttagctgaaaatttgagcaGAGCATCGTgccgtcatatagaacgaaataagaAGGGTGCCCATCGATCTTTTTGGCATGTGATAGTTTGAGCCACGCTACTGCAGATATTCTATCAAGTGCGGCTCCACAAAATTCTTTTGGAGATACCTGGAAGGGTTATCTTACAAACTTCTTGATCAAGGATAGgtcaagaaattactccaagaaataAATTAAGAATTCATAGCCAATTTAGAAAACTCTTCATGATTTTCTCCTCTAAAGATTGCTCCATGAGCTCCTCGAtagattgttccagggatttctccatggattcctcaggattccttcaggtactcgTGCAAAGACTCATCTTAGAATTCTTAcggtgattccttcaaaatgttTTGATTATAAGGATTGCTTCAGCGATTTctacgagaatttttccaggaattcctgaaagaattcctccaagtattcctcaaaaaactcctctgtatattcctttgggaattcttctgttaattcctcctaggatttctttaatatttttttccagggactaatccaataatttctacagggattccttcagaaacgtgtccagggattcctccaggattttttccaggtatttcttaaggaattcctctggggatttatcATAAAATTCCTCTGAGAtgtcctccaagggttctttcagagaaacgtccaggaattctctaaatgttcctccaagatttttttcgagtatccttcaaagaattcttccaatagttcttgcaagaatacctctaggaaattatccaggaattcataaacaaatttctccaagccctcgaatttatccaggaattcctccgaggatttttccggtaattcatctagaaattctgcTGTGGAttccagattccttcaaaaattcctccaggagttcttctaggaattccctcgaggattcctgtagaaactcttcAGGGGTTTTCATGGGGATTCCCATGGAGAATTCGTCTAGtaatttctctaaagaattctctagaaaatcctccggtattcctctagaaatttctctggggattcttctatgaattctttcgaggattcctttagaaattcctacaagatttttttcaggaattcatccaggaacctccggggcttcctccaggagttcttcctgggattccttttggattttctcCGGTAATTCGTACAGAAAAACCCAAGtgtattttcttcagaaattccaccgtgGATTTCTCCTCCCAATCCTTACGATACTTCAAATTAGTTTTTCATTCCTTTTGTTTCAAGTTTGATCATTCTTATGcacacgaaaagatcctgggccaAGTGGGAATTGAATCCAGCCATCTTCAGCTTGGTCTTGCTGAAAACCAGCGTGAACAGCACTTCGACCTTACCCCACAGAATTATTCACATAGATGTAAATATAGCTCGTGGAACGTGCACAATTCGAATTATCAATCACACAACCTACGATTCATCAATACAGGTTTGACATTTCCGTTCACCCCGGCCAAATCTAGGTCAGAATCCCACCAAGTACCGTTGGCCACGTGCATCGCTCAAATTCGATTCCAGAGATCAATCGACCGTCGGACCATCATCCGAAGATTCCGGGAAGCATTCTTCCATTCCATTCGATTCCCAAATCCCAATCCCCATCTCGACCGACTATCAATCAAGTCATCCCACTAATGACCGGAGACAACTCGCATCCACCACCAACCAACCGAATCAGAGGGGGGCGCGCGCGCGTATCGGAATAAATTATCACAAATTGATCCCCTCTGTTGACTAGTGGTGCCCTTTCGCGTCTCGCTCTTTTGGACCCACTGCTGCTACCCACCGAGCCTATAAAGGTAATCGGATATCTCTTGCGTAATCTTTCACCGCGCGAGCCAGGTGGGTCGTGTTGTTCAATGCCGAGGCTAACGATCCTATTGTGTAACTCTCCCGCGGGTCGGGAGGAACGTGACGCTATTTGCGTGATGCACTTTCTTCGGATGGGTCTCTGTGGGAATATTTTAACTAGTACTAACGACGCTTCAATTGCCAAATAAATCAACTGAACCGCCTAATCCATTGATGAAGAATCCATACGGATGGTTGACTGTTTGTCACCCGCGCGAGAGGTTTGCCTAGACAaaccagcgacgacgacgacgacgacgagaaaaAAAAGAAAGATAAGCCCTACAAGCAATTCATCAGAAGGGCGATGAACCGTGACTTCCCGTCTCGCGTCGCGTCGCTGCGTTGTCACCTGGGTGACTTCAAGATCGAGAATGGGTGCTTATCTAGTGGGCTAGGTATACGACGACGAGAACGACGAATACATGGCACGACGAGAGATATGGGGACCAGAATTTCAGCTTTGAGTTTTTCTTCTTGGTTGGGTTTTGCTTGCAGCCATAGCCATGTATGTTTCTTCTAAAGTGCGAGATGTAAATTTCTCATTAATATTTGACACCTCTCGTGATTGTGGGCTTTGCGATCGGCTAGTTTTGAGGCGCGGTCTCCTACGTTGGAAcggatcccaagcaacacacatgttatataatagttatgACAGCGCACGTTTTGGTTATATAgatgtttattttacgttatttcaacacaatgttagaattacgtcaaataaacttatatacaaccaaaacttgcgctgtcgtagctctattataacatgtgtgttgcttgggatgcacCTGCTTGTGAAGAACACCTGACGTACAGAGCATAGGGACAAAATGTTCGGAACTGAACATTTTGGAATGATTttcaacagtggaagtgctctaagaacactaatttgaagaaaggcaggccatCGCGGGCATTCAGCAGAACAATGCTCATTGCTTCAATTCAGTTTAGGAATTTTCGGCTATTGGAATGTCCTGATCTTCCTTGGGCGTTAAGTATTTTTATGCCCACCACATATAAAATACGAATACAAATGTTCAATGCCAAAGAAGTGCTCATGGAAGCTAGGCTAAACAGGTTTTGTACTAGTTGAGCATGAAGATATTCAAGAGCAATCCCTTAATAATGCGGAAGTATCAATCGAGGAGCTCTtgtaagaatctttggagaaatccctgaggagatcctggaagaatccgtggataaattgcggagataattcttggaaaaattccaggagaaatctctggaaaaatccagtAGAAAACgcttaaggaatccccgaaggaatccttggaggagctcctgtaggaatctctggaggaatcgctgaaggaatcactgaaggaatccccggtagaatttataaaacaatccctggaggaaatattggaggaatcctcgaaggctttcgtggaggaattcccacataaattcctgagagaatttccggagaaattcccggaagaatcgcgGATAAATTTGGTTATGAATTCTTGAATGAGATATTTTTACAAGAACTTCtgctggaactcctggaagactaTCTAAGAATTTAAAGATAAATCggagagaaatttcttcagaaatacctggtggagtttgcggaatccctggacgaattcctgaaggaatccctgtaggaactagTCCCTAagagaattattaaagaaatcgctggaggaataaaTCGAAGTATTCCCAAAGAAAACTGCTGTGCAGTTTTTTTGAGAAGTagtcggagaaatttcttgaagaaatcctgtcaaaatccttgtaggaatcgctggaggaaaccctggaagaaaacaTTTCTGAATCCCCGTGAAAATTCTAAGATAAACATTTGGACAAATACGcgaagaaatccgtagaggaatcactgaagaatcctcggaaaaaatcctggagaaatctctggaagaatcattcaaagaattcttggaagaatctatcAAATCTCCTGGATGAACCTTAAGAggggaaatcatgaagaatttcCTAAATTGGCTATGAATTCCTAAATTCATTTCTGTAGTATTTCCTTGACCTATCCTTGATCAAGAAGTTTTTAGaataactcctccaggaatctccaaaagaattttgTGCAGCAGCACTTGataaaatatctgcagaaatcgtTGGACGCATTTTCAGGCCGTTCCTTTTCTAGTTACGAAAGCAATTTTAAGCATTCCTaatcaaatttctgaagaagtcaccCAAGTGACATTTTAGGTTTTGTTCGGCTT contains:
- the LOC115256023 gene encoding general odorant-binding protein 45-like, with amino-acid sequence MKYLAPLLLFFVATGSGYTQDVTPTHHSATQKMPSTLWYECVNYLNQTDTEPGNCIYRCIALLARFWDDRRARVTRTIDRFYLTDANDTDYRNRTEQCLEETRDTFPMWETCQRATCGMTCYNDQFGEVITERPSFIPFTELGHRRVVRECVDILQIGAVARQAILNEGLVAVPEGRCLLRCVLLREGLYNDWRGPRVGALWVQTEGYEDRFFDTAQKCFPLLKMETLEPCELAARFAAECLPARISFVDAVYKALCSIS